The Lolium perenne isolate Kyuss_39 chromosome 6, Kyuss_2.0, whole genome shotgun sequence genome segment GGACCAACAGGGCACAATCTGCAAATGCTACCGAGGGAGTATCGTTCAGCCACGGTGGGACCCAGGAAATCAGGCCACTTCTGAGAAGATGAGGAGAATTGCATTACACTTGTCGGTGCAGGCGTATGTAGCTCACATCACTTGAGGTCATCATTTACTAGTCTCCTTCGTCTAGCTTGTAGCACACTTGTTGGCTGTTGTTGTGGTAGCTCATAGTTAGTTAAACTCAATGCTCCTCGAACAGTCACACCAGTCGCAAACCTCAATGCAATGCAAACTGCCGAGCTTCTCAGGTCACGAGTGGAGTGAGTGAGTGCCCAGGCACGGTTACAGAACCCAAAAAAAAAACACATTACACTCCTGTGATGATCTCAATGGCATGGCAGTAGAGAAGACCACCAGAGTTCAGAAATCAACAGTGAAACAACTGGCAATTTAAGCTTCACTGTGAACTGAGTGATGGCAATTTGTATGCTTGTCTACTCTGTGGCGATAAGAAACGGAAGACCCCTGAAAGAAACAAACACTTCAGTTAGTTTCAGAGCACATGTAGGCGATGATAAACACAAGGCCGCCGTATGGATAAGTCAACTGGAAAACTGAAGCAACATATGCATACCAGCCCCCTCTCCTAGAGAAGTAATCACTGTCCAGAGATACCGCCAGAGCAAGAGCTACAGCCCTTTCAGGTAAAGTCAGCGGGCGAACAACTTCTAGTTCTTCGATCTGGAAGCATCGTTGAGATGTGAGATTGCAGTCAGTGTAAAGAGCGGCCAATAGATTCATTAAGGAAGATGGTTTTTACTGCCAAGTGAGAACACTTACATCGGAAGCGAGACCATATTTACGGCTTTGTCCAGAATCACCAAACCGAATTGCATATTGGCCAGCATCCGTGAAGAGCTGCAATGAAGAACCAAAGATATCATGATCAGCCAACATTCTCTCTACAGGCTATGGTAGTACAACAAACACAAAATGCACACTGAAAAGAAATGGGGTGTAAAATCATGCTATAATTATATCAAACAGTATCAAGCCCAAGCGGACTCACCGTAGCAGAATCATATAATTATGCAATAGATATGTCATGTATAACTTTATCTAGAACATTTTCCTTGCGCAGAAACAATAGCATCACAGCAATTTACAACAGTATAGCGATCAATGTGTAAATTCTCAGCTCGTATGTTACTGACTGTATTGTTGGAGATATCAATGGAACAATTTCCAACATGAATGTCCTCTAAATGTAAGAAATACACATCATTTGATAACTTTCCACCTAAAAGAACATTACCTCAAAGCCAATTCCTCTCCAATTACGATCAATCTGGGCTAACACTTTTTCATCCTCATCAATCAGGGTAAAGGTCCAGTTCCAAAATCCAGGATTCTCGACCACAGCAAATTGCTTGTTCCTGAAGAACAAAAAGGTTGAACTCAACCTGTGAAGTAGTATACCAAGACAGAAGACGACATAAAGAACCGagctactccctctgatccaagTTAATTGACTCCACTTTATGTATATTCACATGCATCTAGTCCAGAAACTTAACTAGATACATACGAATCAAGACAAAGTtgtgtcaattaatatgaattggAGGGAGTATTTGAATTGGTCAAGAAGCAAGGAATGGGTGATCAAAAGGCCAGGTTACCCCAAGTACAGGTCATAAATTCTACGCCAAAGATGCCAACGCCTGTGGACTACACCTACCTCCTGATCAAAGAGAAATCATGAAACATCATCAGTAGTATGCTTGTGTGTTCATATGAGGATAGCACTCACATGTGAATGATTTAACACAATTAGTGTGTACCTTGCCATCCACTTCTGTATAAATGGAGCTGTTGATGAACCAAAATGGCCGGCGGACCTGAACCCAGTATCAATAGCGTCAGTATAGATCTTTGCAGGGTTTTTTTTTCTAATTATGTACTCAATGTAATTACAACAAAATACATCAATCATTTGAAATCTCACCGTAAATATCTCATTACCCATTGCATCAGTAAATTCTGCAACAAATGGACGTCTCGACCTAAGTAACTGAAATATCAGCAAAAAGGAACTGTTATAACTTAGAAGGTAGTAGTCACCATCAAGAGAAACAAACATAAATGAAAAGCAGATAAAAAAAGGAAATACAATAAGATGCTTTCTTTCTAAAAGATAATAACAATGGGGCCATTTCCCAGAATTGCAGTTATAAGAAACAACAAATAAATAACTTTTAGCATCATATCTGAAAGTCATGGCACAATCGAAATTTTGAAATGATTTAAGATAAATATATGCCAGATTCAATCTGCAACTGGCATAGAACATAGAACAGACCTTAAGAGATAATAACATGAACATACAGAACATAACACTTCTTCTACGCTGTCAGAGATATATTACCAGCTGGGTAAGGTTCTCTAACTTTTATGCCATACCTCGATTACCAGATGATAAAACACATTATACATATCAAATTCCTGATGGTAACTGCTTTTTTTTCTCAGGCAAGGTTACCATACTGTTTCCACTAAGTTGAAAAAGAAGCCCAACACGTAATACAGTCCTTCCACAGCATCCCAAGAACTACTCAGTATGATAACATTACATAGTGGACGATTAGAAATGGGACAGCAACCAACTGACCACGACATTCAACACTCACCACCAACACCTCTCTCCAACCCATCCAATTTTCCTGTATGACCATTTTCCCCATCCCTAAAAGCTATATATTGACCCTATTTTTGCATCGGAAAGAAATTATTGGCATGTTCACAATGCATGCACTACATAAAGATCATGGCCAGTTCTAATTACAAATATGTAACATCAGTCATtgcaaaaaggaaaaaaatataTAAGAACCAATGCTAAAGAACCCTTGTCCAGCAAAAAGCCAAAAAGCAGCCGAAAAatcctaaaataaaataaaacatggcATACTGGGAGACTTGAGTAATCTGTCGAACCAATAATCATGACgaaaagtgacatgctaccaaagaTACACAGGGAGGATAACGAAAACTTTGGTCAGTAAAATCAGTTTCACTAAATTACTACTCTATAAAGTATCAGAACAACTAATACTAATTTATTTAGGATCAACTAACCACAAAGATATACCTGCCTAAAGATGACATTGCTTTTCTCTCGAATATATCCAACAGGCTGGAATTAGAAGAAAAAACAAATCAATGGGTAGGATTAGAAACCAGCTACAATTATACAACGATGATGAAAATTATACAATGATGGAACCAGCTACAATCTGGAAGGAGACACACTTACAGATTGAGGAAACAGTGGATCCATTATGATATACCTACTCTCCTGCATTTCAAACGATAATAGTAAGTAAAATCATCTAGCATGGCCAAATTATCAATATAGTTAACATAAGCTACTATTTCATTCTACAAATTGTTGGAGAAGCATCCTAGAGTAGCCAGCTTAAATGTCTATATAGTGGCTTCAGAGACATGACCTGCTCGAAAGCAAACATGAGATTAGCCCACTCCACATCCCTGGCAATAAGGAGGTTGGCTCTTGAGAGGAGAGGCTTCAGTTTGGCCTATAAAACAAATATATACAGGTTAGCTCGGTTATTCAAGTACCTACACATACATCAAAGTTTGAACATGTTGACATTATTAGAGTTGGATAACACATCAACCATCAAGTAGAATGTAAGCGGTAGGGAACAAACTTTACCCCCAGAATTATTTATCTATATCCCACTCTCAGACCTATAGAAATATCCTACAACACAGATCATATAGTAATTCCAAGCAAGTCATCAGTTTCAAAAGTGGAAACACTACATCATGCACCCGCTGGGGGTTTTACTCTTCAATTATCTAAAAAAATAACTTCATCGTACGCTATTGTTCTAACATGACACAAAACAAAATTGAATGGCACTACACATATCAATACGCGATTAGAGATTACAGAATCCACTTGCCTCTAGGTGCCCGAGGTCCCGAATGTCATACTGCGCCACCTCGCCACTGCCGGCTCCCCCAGCCTTCACCCTCCCAAGCCCCGCCGCGTCCGACCCGGCACTCACAAGCGCGCGCGCAGCGTTAGCGAAATAGCCGAGCGGATCCTCCCCACCGCCACCTTCAGCCTTGGCAACCTCGACGCGTTTTCCCCATCCCCTCACAGGCGCCTCCTTCTGCTTTTTCAGTTCCTCGACCCACAGACTCCGCAGCCACTCACGGGGAAGCGGCGACCTGTCACCTCTACCGGTGCCGCTTGCGGACTCGTTGGATCCTCTAACATGGCTGTTGTTAGTGCTTGCCACCGCCCGCTTCTCTTGTTCCATTTTCTGCAGAAAGGTCATCAGGCATGTTATTGTTAAGTATTTAGCAAGGCATAAACACACAAAGATCACTCACGCCAATAGTATAGCTTATAACAGAGTAACAAACAGGGAAACTGGTGACTCTGGGAGAGCTTGTAAAGCCCACCAGATAAAAAAACATCTATCTGTATAATTGTAACAACTGGATGTCCGACTAATTTCAAAGCATTCCTAGTAGATTTTCTACTTTCACGAGCCTCTGAAAACCACAGATACTGTGATATACTGAGCAATGGTGTGTTGCATCTAAGCAAAGGTTTTCTATTGATGTTCTGCAGAACAAATGAAATGTCGATGTTTTTCGGGATTTGAGGAGACCAAACAAAACATATAAAGCAGAAAATAACTAGCATAGTAGCAGAATTTTTTCTACAACTGAACAATGAAAATGATCAAGATGACAAGCTGCTGAGTTTACATGAACCATAGCAAAAATTAAATTCCTACTAGACCAAACAATGAACAAAAAAAGTTACATAGTGGGAAACATGGTACACTCTGGCACAATTACAATAACAATTGCATATCTCAACTGAATTGAGGATAACAGACCATTAAACCATAATTTAAGTGGTATACTTAATAACTACATAAGATGAACATAAAAGTGTCCAAGCAATATCGCTGTTGAGCAAAAACATGTTATGGTTCAAGACTTTCAAGTGAAAACAAAGGACCAGATCCAATTCAATGATCTTATATGTTAAGACATGCCTATGTGGAGCAACAGCTTGTTGTATCTAAGCTCATACTGATGTTCTTAAGAAAGAATGAAACCTATATGTGTTAACAGGGATTATGTGAAGCAACAGTGTGTTTTATCTAAGCACATGTTTCCTATTAATGTTCTGCATAACTAATACAATGTCGATGTTTTTGGGATCTGAGGAGACCAAACAAAACATATAAAGCATGAAACAACTAGAAAATGGTCAAGATAACTAACTGCTGAGTTAACATGAACCATAGCAAAAAATTATAGTCCAACTGGACCAGAAATGAAGGAAAAAGGTTACATAATGGGAAACATGCTACACTCTGAAAGCATTGCAATAACCATAGCACATCTATCCTGAATCAAGGATAACATACCATAACACCATAAATTAAGTGGTATAAATAGTTATATAAGATGAACATAGTACTGTCCAAGCAAGTATCGCTGTTGAGCACAAACATTTTATGGTTCGATTCTAAGTAAAAGCAAGGTAGCAGATCCAGTCCAATGATCCTATCGTTCAGACATGCCAACCTGTAGCAGCAGAATGTTTTATCTAAGCACCTGTTGATGTTCTGAAGAAAGAATGAAACATAAATATTTTCAGGGAGATTTTATGAGACTGAACAAAATAAAAACTGGCATGGCTGCTACTTTTCTACTCACCACGAACTTGGCTACGATTTAGTCATCTAATTACACAATTCCGTACTGAACAATAAAAATGATCAAGATAATTGATGAGTTCACAAGAGTGATAGCTAAGATCATAGTCTAACTAACTGGACcacaaaatgaaaagaaaaaaaaagatcaaTGGACCAGGTCATGATGAACATGACTAACAACAGAAATCATAGCTAAAAATCCAGTGTTCAGTGGCAGATTTGCAGGCATCTCAATTCCCCTACAACGCCACTGGAGCAGCTATCACATCAACGAGGATAAACTGAGCAACCAACCATACATCAGTAATGTGCTGCCGTTAACTAAAGCAAGCATTAACTGGTCAGCCCAAATTCGACGGCATGGCAGGTGCAGCAATCAACAcagcagctgcaaaatatattCTACTATCCAACTAGGCGAGCAGCAAGTTACTCTGAATCAATAGCTACTACAATGTTTATACACCATAAATAGCTGATCCTCATCCAGTAACTACACAGCAACAGCACAACCAAGAGAAAATACAGACCAACTGGAGCAGAAAATGAAGAAACACAAGGTTCGGGCCAAAGgtcacatatatagtggcaaaatCCTACACCCTGAACACGAACAAAAGATTTGCATAATCACAGAAACCTGGCGGCAACACATAATTGCCAGTGCCAACTATACTATTTGCAGTTCCATCTGTACAACCCAATTCGAAACCACCTGGGATCGCACATTCCCACAACCATTTAACTGAAACTTGAATAGTGAAAAGCATGAACAACTAAAATCAGTTCAGTTGCAGGTTTGCACGCTTTTTACACAGCGCCAGAGAGCAAAATACTTCCTCTTCCTGTAACTACACAGCAACAACGCGAGCAACAGAAATTTCCCAGCATTTAGGTAGGTACTATTATTCCACCAATGAGCACGCGGGCGGGCGGACACCATCAAACAGCCGGTAGAAGCAGTCCATCTTCTCCCTGGATCACCACGGGCGCGCCGATCGTAGAACCCTAGAGTGAGTGGGGGATTCGCGGAACCAGCGGGCCTAATCGAGAGAGCCCGAATATCGCGTCCGCGGCTCTCGCAGGAATCATCACCTCGAAACCCTAGATGGGTGAGGAAGGGGGAGGCGCGGGTTATACCTTGATGTAGGCGTTCTCGGCGGCCTTCTCCTCCTCGCTGAGCATCTTGCCGCCGGAGGAGCGGAGCCTGCTCTGCAGGAACCTCGCCGGGGTCCTGGAcagcgccgccctcgccgccgccatGGCCATCGCCGCCGGACACCCAGCCTAGGAGACGGTGGCTCGCTCTCTCTTCTCTCCTGTCTCTCTAGAACGGAAAGAGGAGTGAACTCAGGAAATTCATAGTTACGGTCCCTAATCTTGCTTTGTATCTTCACATACGGTTTTTTTTACACACAATACAATTAAATGCGCTCACATATACGTGCACACACTCAGACCTTACCCCCTAAGAGCACCTCCGAGAGAGTCACCACAAACGTCTCGCTGCCAACGGGAAGGTGAGAGCATCTCTAATAGAACCCGTAAACCCCGCCAAAACTGAACTTTTCCAGCGGATTTACGGGCCCGAGCCGAATACGCTATAGATCAGAGCCCAAAAACGGCGCCCGGCCCGTAAAAGTTTCTCGGGGGCCCGGGAAACGCGAGGCTCGCCCCGTATTAAAACGGGCTGCGGAGAGGAGTTCAGTtttcaaaccctactcccctgcgCCGTAGCCGCCTCGCTCCATCTCCTCCGATGAGAAATCGTCACCTTGCCAGCACCGCTTTGTCGTCACTCTACCTCCCCATGGCTAGCCGCGGTAGCTTCACTAGGGGAGGCGGTGGTTTGGGCGGCGCAGACTCGCCGCCACGGCCCCCCATTTTCCACATGGAGGCGGAGAGGCCCAAATTCAACCGGTCGGAGGGCGCGGGCAAGCGCAGCGCCCGCTGGTGGACGAATTGGGGGATCGCGCCACTAGGGAAACTCGCGCCGTACGCGATCGGAGGAGAGGGGTCTTCCTCCGGCGGGTCGTGCCGCCCCCTCGCCAACCGGTGTACGATAGTGCAGAGGCCCTCGGGGCCGCATTTTGGTCATTTAGGTTCTTAGTACGAATTATGTAAAATTTGAGGCTCAATCGGAGCATCAACTATCATCTATATGTGTTCATCAATGAACTCCCGCGAGAATTTAATTTCGTTTTTTCAGTTCCTATTTTACGTCTTCTATTATGTGCGAGTGGCAAAATCAATCTAACATATGTACGTTTTCGGGAGACTGAATTAGACATTTTCGGTTACTACTAGAGATTCTCTCACTACCCTTCTAACCATCCAAAGGTTGGTTCACATACCATCCAACCACAGATTGCCTCATGTATTGTGGTGACGGGTCGTCATCTTCTTGGTTAAGCTAGGTCTTCTCTATTTTTTCGATAGGGAACGAGCTTTATTAATTAGGTAGACGATTCTTACAATCGTTTGTGATCATTTCCAACACACACAGGTTGGTTTTGCATCACGGAGAAAACCAATACAACCAGATTTGCCTAATTGCGCTAATACATGAGCTGCGCCATTGCTCACGCGTTCTACCTTTCGGACATCAATATCTGGATAGACCCGATAACACTCCAGGAGAGATATTTCCTTCAGCTCATGGAACACCACCCTGCTGTAAAATCCAAGGACCACTCTTTTTTTTTTAACTCTAATGAACGCCATATGCATCTGAACATTGATTGGTCTGCATTTTGTTCGCAGAAACAGTTTGAGCTTTGCACGTGAATCGCGCAGCAACTGTGCAGATCGGACACCAATTTGCCAAGACAATCACACAGGAAAGAGTTGTCAAGGCGAACAAGGCGAACTAAATCGGAAGGTGTTTTTTTGCCAGTTCAGAGCAAAAGAGAGAGATACATAGGCAGAATTTAACATCAGAAACATCACCCCCATGGTGTATTTGATGATTCATCAGCAGCAGGGTACATCGGTACATGTGTCTAGGTTACATTGCAGGACAACCGTTGTTCTTGTTATTAGAGCTATACACATTCAGCTGAAACAGTgggcaaaagacagttaaaacaggagtGAGTTTGCAGACACTCGTTCCTTGAAACGGCGGCCCAGGCCAGTGAGCTGTTTCTCAGGCCGGTGTAGGATCACATCGCGGCGTAAAACATCGATGTTTCTTCTTCCGGAACAACCGGCTCCTTGAGTTTCCCTTGTGTGAATCTCCTCAGCATCTCGAGGGCAGCCTTCGGCTGGTCCATTGGAACCATGTGGCCAGCATTGTGGACCTGCATTTGCGCAGACAAACAGATTATTTGTCAGCAATATAGATTGGCCAAGGATCGGCTTCTGTTAATCCTAGATCTGGTATTTAAGTAGTATCGAGTCATATAAGCCTAAAGTTATGAACTGACTTTATTAAGCTACCTAGGCATATTACTGTTGCAACTTATTTTTGAATTATTTGTGGAGCAGTTAGGTACCACTATGAGATGGAAAAAGTGCTTATCACAACCTTGAGGAAACTGAGTGCCCCATGGCTCTTCAACACTC includes the following:
- the LOC127308849 gene encoding altered inheritance rate of mitochondria protein 25, whose translation is MAMAAARAALSRTPARFLQSRLRSSGGKMLSEEEKAAENAYIKKMEQEKRAVASTNNSHVRGSNESASGTGRGDRSPLPREWLRSLWVEELKKQKEAPVRGWGKRVEVAKAEGGGGEDPLGYFANAARALVSAGSDAAGLGRVKAGGAGSGEVAQYDIRDLGHLEAKLKPLLSRANLLIARDVEWANLMFAFEQESRYIIMDPLFPQSPVGYIREKSNVIFRQLLRSRRPFVAEFTDAMGNEIFTVRRPFWFINSSIYTEVDGKEVGVVHRRWHLWRRIYDLYLGNKQFAVVENPGFWNWTFTLIDEDEKVLAQIDRNWRGIGFELFTDAGQYAIRFGDSGQSRKYGLASDIEELEVVRPLTLPERAVALALAVSLDSDYFSRRGGWGLPFLIATE